A part of Paroedura picta isolate Pp20150507F chromosome 7, Ppicta_v3.0, whole genome shotgun sequence genomic DNA contains:
- the DMRTA1 gene encoding doublesex- and mab-3-related transcription factor A1 → MEPGGPPLEPQPSPLAPPLPPAVPMPPSFFRPPSLLLRAAAAAAAAAAAAGTSGAPGCYSPVGLERGAGYSRTPKCARCRNHGVVSALKGHKRFCRWRDCACAKCALIAERQRVMAAQVALRRQQAQEESEARGGPSGEAVPRPAGAEGEAALKSCCPEVPRGRREEKFQKYDFFCSKPGSSLAYSHSPSLVSLPEVTRAGGNQREKPSGMQISGKEKTDHPSGPEELLEGADSSASRSSSDMESGNESECPKDFVISSIHFPPPSTPGVASKLRNPLDILTKVFPSHKPSRLEKILQFCKGDVVQAIEHVLNMDEHRQGLQDIAIPSLPERSVFQRSSDFSLLGVDVRALGNKSAFSPLQTSPAGFASEVNLYGLNPRLGIRPLRMAYTPPGFMSPYLRSGLFPALPFHSAMDYPFSGVIKDASYFSSKDSVARTEIYSRLNEEHK, encoded by the exons ATGGAGCCGGGGGGTCCGCCGCTCGAGCCGCAGCCGTCGCCCCTGGCGCCCCCTCTGCCCCCGGCGGTGCCCATGCCGCCCTCCTTCTTCCGCCCGCCCAGCCTCCTCTTGCGCGCTGCGGccgctgcagcggcggcggcggcggcggccggcacGAGCGGCGCCCCCGGCTGCTACTCGCCGGTGGGGCTGGAGCGCGGCGCTGGCTATTCGCGGACGCCCAAATGCGCGCGCTGCCGCAACCACGGCGTGGTGTCGGCGCTCAAGGGCCACAAGCGCTTCTGCCGCTGGCGGGACTGTGCGTGCGCCAAGTGCGCCCTCATCGCCGAGCGCCAGCGCGTCATGGCCGCCCAGGTGGCCCTGCGCAGGCAGCAGGCGCAGGAGGAGAGCGAGGCCCGCGGGGGCCCCAGCGGAGAGGCCGTGCCGAGGCCGGCCGGCGCGGAAGGAGAGGCCGCCCTCAAGAGCTGCTGTCCGGAGGTCCCGCGCGGGAGAAGAG AGGAGAAGTTTCAGAAGTATGACTTCTTTTGTAGCAAGCCAGGCAGTTCTCTAGCTTactcacattcgccttccctggTGTCCTTGCCTGAAGTGACGAGGGCTGGTGGGAACCAAAGAGAGAAGCCCTCTGGTATGCAGATCTCAGGTAAAGAGAAAACCGATCATCCTTCTGGTCCTGAGGAGCTGCTAGAAGGTGCTGATAGTTCAGCATCTCGGTCTTCTTCAGACATGGAATCCGGAAATGAAAGTGAATGTCCCAAGGACTTTGTCATCTCCAGCATccactttcctcctccttctactcCTGGTGTGGCTTCAAAACTCAGAAACCCACTTGATATTCTTACCAAGGTCTTCCCAAGCCATAAACCAAGCAGATTAGAAAAGATTCTGCAGTTCTGCAAAGGGGATGTAGTTCAAGCTATAGAACATGTGCTGAACATGGATGAGCACAGACAAGGACTCCAGGACATTGCAATCCCATCCTTGCCAGAACGCAGTGTCTTCCAGAGGTCTTCTGATTTCAGCCTTCTGGGAGTAGATGTCAGAGCACTTGGAAATAAATCAGCGTTTTCTCCTCTTCAAACTAGCCCAGCTGGCTTTGCAAGTGAGGTGAATCTTTATGGGTTAAATCCTAGACTGGGGATCAGACCTCTGAGGATGGCTTATACCCCTCCAGGATTTATGTCACCCTACTTAAGATCTGGGTTGTTTCCAGCTTTGCCGTTTCATTCAGCCATGGACTATCCTTTTTCAGGAGTGATCAAAGATGCCTCTTATTTCTCCAGTAAAGACTCAGTTGCCAGAACCGAGATATATTCAAGACTAAATGAAGAACACAAATAG